CGCCGCGGTGTTCGTGTGGATGATACCTTTCGTGGCGATACGGTCGAGCATGGACGAGACCTTCTTGTACAGCTCTGCCGCCTGTTCCTTCTGCTTCGTGTCGCGAAGCTCCTTGATCATGTTCTTCATGCGCGTCTTGTACTGACGGTTCCGCGCGCGCTTGCGCGACGCAGTCCTGACGCGTTTCTCTGCAGACTTATGTTGAGGCATACCGCTCCTGAATGAAAGAAAAACAAATACAAAGATACGTCCGGGAGCAATATCGCACAAGCGGGCGTTTATTCCGCTTCAAAAATCACCGCCGTGCCGTATGCCAGCACCTCCGTGACACCCTGCATCACCTCGTTGGCGTCGTAGCGCATGCCGATTATCCCATTCGCGCCTATGGCCTCGGCGTGCTGTACCATGATGTCGAAGGCCTCCGCGCGCGTTTTCTCGCACAATTCCGTGAACAGCGTGATGTTTCCGCCGAAAAGAGTCTGAAGACTGCCGCCGATCGTGCCGAATATGTTGCGCGAACGAACGGTGATACCGCGCACAATTCCAAGATTCTTCACGATGCGCTGGCCGTCAATCGTAAAGGCGGTGGTGACAAGACTGTGGTTCATGGTCATTCCGTGATGGTGTTTGAACAGGAAACGACTTCGAGCAATACTACGCAAATTTGCAGCACCGAGCCACCGGCTGCATTTTGATCCTCACCATAACCCGTTGCAAGTTGTAACTCATTCTTCAGCGTCGCCTTCTACCTAAACTCTGCCCACTTCGCTTTTCTCTTTTCCCTTTTCTCTTTTCCCTTTTCTCTTTTCCCTTTTCCCTTTTCTCTTTTCCCTTTTCTCTTTTCCCGAAAACCCGAATGGACTCGCGAAAACAACTCAAACAGGCATACAAAAACGAACCCAAAACAGCGGGCGTGTTCCAGATTCGCCATATCGACAGCGGACGGATCTTCTTCGGCAGCAGCAAAAACCTGCACGGTGTCTTTGCAAAGAACCGTCTGCAATTGACCATGGGCGGTCACCTGAACTCCGCGCTGCAGGCGGACTGGACCCGCGACGGCGCCGATGCATTTGTCTTCGAGATAGTCGAGACACTGCCGGTCAACGAGGATCCGGCACACGACTACGGTCCCGACCTCGACATTCTCGAAATGATTTGGATCGACAAACTCGCCCCCTTCGCGGGCAACGTGTACAATACGAGCCGGAAGGTGCGTCAGGCGTGAGCTTCGGGACGCCCCCTTTCTCACACGCGACGGTTCGGTGATATCCGCCTATTGCAGTATGTGAAGGGTGCCCGCACTCTGCTTCGTGCCGGAGTGTGCGCGGTAATGATACACACCGTTCGGCATGAGTGAACTGTCCCACATCGCTCTCGACGCGGCGTCACTGCGGATGTGTGCGACGTGTACACCGAGTGTGTTGAAGATGTCGATCTCGAACGCGGTCTCGCGCGACACCGGAACGTCGAAGCGGACGATGCCGCGCGCAGGATTCGGGTATGCGTGAATGGTGAAGTCCGTTTCTCCTACCGGCTGCCCGTTTATTCCCGCCACTATATCGCGCGGGAGGCGCAGGGCCGGATCTCCGGAGAGGACCATACGCATTGCTTCCCAGGCAGCGCTGCGCTCACGGATCGCCGCGAGCAGCGCCGAGCCGACCGCGACACCGTCGTTGATCATGGCCCTGTGCGCGTATGTGAGAATGGACGAAATTATTCCTGCGTAGTTCAGGCCCGACGAACCGATCGTCGCAACCGCGCCGCCCTTCGGTCGCAGAAGCAGCGTGCCGAATAATTCCTCCTGCCCTGTGAGCGCCTTCTGTGAACACGCCACAGTGCTGACGACGAACGGTGACGCGGGCAGGGCAACCGAGTCCAGGTTGTCATACGTCAGAAGTCGCTCGTGTGACCAGCCCCAGCGCGCCCCGTGTCCATAATACAAGAGGACGCGCGTGCCCGAGCGAAGCGTATTCCACATGGTTTCGCGGGACGCGTACTGTGCCGAGCCCGCGAGCGCGGATAACATCACGCGCCGCGTGGCCGAGGGGAAATTGGACGAGGCGTCGTTCTCCGCAATAGTCTCGAAGAGGGCCCCGTCCCGGGAGTCGATCAATTGCAGAAAGTCGAGCGGCACATCGCCGCGCCGCATCGAGTCGGTAAAATACCGCGTCTTGGCGAGACACAGTTCCGCGGCCGCGCTGTCGGATACGGGGAAGCGTCCGATGGCGGCGTCGGGCTGTGTGTCGTTCTGATTTTGATTGACCACGAAAGGCCAGTCGTGATAGGCGGTGTCCGGCACCTGCATATCGGTTGAAACATGCTGCCACGTGGGGATGATGTTGCTATCGCCGAGGAGCAGAACGAATGCGGGATACGGGGGCGTCCACGTCGTCATCGCGTAGCTCAGAAAATCACGCAGCGACTGCCGCGACTCCGCGGCCGGAAATTCGCGCGCGATATCGGCGATGTCGACGGGCATCGACACAAGGCCTTTCGCGGCACGCCACTGTGCATGCAATGCGGCTGGACCGGCGCAGACGGAGGAATGGATGATCAGGTAGTCCGCGTGATTCGCGGAGGAATGAAGCTGCGCGTGTACGGTACAGGACAGGACGAGGACAAGCAGAACACCCACTCCGCGGAACAGCGCCATGGTACACCCTTTAATATGTCGGAAACTGGATGGAACAGAATGTTTCGAATCTACCGGTATCAACGGTCCGGTGCGAGGCAGATCCGCGTCCGTGATGTACTGGTGACTCTTCCGTCACTGCCGTGGTGGAAGGATGCGCCACCTGTCTGCGCGACGTGGCCGCGCTTGTGGTCCGGCCGCTTACTCCCAGCCATCCGCGACGCGTGGTTTTGCTCCGCGCGTAAATGACAGCAGCAGTGTCATGGCGGCAAAAACAAGATAGGCGAGTCCGAATTGTTGCGGCACGCGTGCGGCGAATCCGTCGAGTGTCCATGGCAGGTACATGGCGCCGTCGGGCAGAGCGGAGTGCACCACACCGAAGAACGAAAGCACGGCGAGAACGGTGAGATACGCCGCGGCGTGTTTCAGCCGTTTGTCGATCAGCTCTGCGAGGAAGGCGCCCCACAGCATGGCGGTGACAATGAAGCCGTTGCCCAGGGCGACGATGACCAGCAGTTCCGGAAGGGCCTTGCCTGCTCCTGTGAGCAGGGCGGCAAATCGCGCGGGATCCACGTACTCGGGATTGCCGAGTTTTATCGCGAGCAATCGTGCAACGGTCGGAAAAAACGCGAAGCCCACGGCCCACGCATGCCGCGAGGGGCAGGCGTGGAACGACTGCATCATGATGTCGAGGGCGACAAAGATCAGAATCGGCGCCAGCGCTGCGCGGGGAATCAGTTCGACCACAAAGGACACATACCCGAGCATGCCACCGAGACCGATGAAGAGTCCGGTCGCGAGTGTGTACCCCGCGCGTGCTCCCATGCGTTTGTAGGCGGGCTGACCGATGTACGGGGTCGACTGTGCAACGCCGCCCGTGATGCCAGCCAGCAGCGTCGCAAAGGCCTCTGTGAGCAGGATGTTGCGCGTGTTGTAATCGTCGCCCGCAACACGCGCGCTTTCGGTGGTGTTGATGCCGCCGACGACGGTGAGAATGCCGAACGGTATCGAGAGGGGGAGATATTTCAGCGCGGGCTCAAGTCCCGTGATGAAGTCGAGTGTGGGAATCGGCAGGCCGAAGTGCAGTTCGAGCGGGGGGAAGGCAAAGGCGCTGCCGCCTGCCCAGCCGGAGGGTCCGAGCGCGTAATACAGAGCGGTTCCAACGACGACGGCGACAAACACTCCCGGAAGATTCCACGGCAGTTTGACGCCTGCCACGAGTGTGGTGAAGACGATGCCGAGGGCGACGAGTCCGACAATCGGCATCCCGAATATGTCGATGAGCGGTATGGCGCCGATGAGGGCGAGCCCGATGCCCGCAAGAGAACCGAGCAGGCCCGCCTGCGGCACTATCCTCTGCACCCACTGACCGATGAAGGAAAAGACCACCTTGACCACACCGATCATCACCATCGTCGCCATGCCGATGTACCAGGTCATCATCGCGGCATCGCGCACGGCCATACCGTCGGCCTTCATCGCGAGGAAGGCGGGGCCGAGCACCACCAGCGCTATGCCGATGGTCGAGGGCGTGTCGAGTCCGAGCGGCATCGCCGTAATATCGGATCTGCCGGTCTTTTTCATCAGCCGCCATGCCATCCACGTGTACACCGCATCGCCGAACAACACGCCCAGCGCCGTCCCGGGAAACATCCGTGTGTACACGATGTCCGCCGGAAAACCGAACGCAAAGATCAGAATGCCGGCAAGAAACGACAGCACCGTGAGATTGTCGAACATCAGGCCGAAGAAGCCGTTGAGGTCGCCCAAAGCAAACCAGCGGACACGCGTCGATGAGGTCATACAGGTGGAAAGTGAAAGGTGGAAAGTGGAAAGTGGAAAGTGGAAAGTGGAAAGTGAAAAGTGGAAAGTGGAAAGTGAAAAGTGGAAAGTGGAAAGTGAAAAGTGGAAGGTGGAAAGTGAAAGGTGGAATGGGAGCATGATTCCCACGCGCGAGTTCGTGTCTCTCAGCTCCGAGCTCCTATATCCTATATCCTAGCTCCTAGACAAGCATTCCCGCAATCGCCGCCATCATCCACGTCGCGATGCTTCCTCCGAGGACGGACCGCAGCCCGAGGCGCGCGATATCAGCGCGGCGGTTTTCCGCCAGCGGACCGATGCCTCCGAGCTGAATCGCCATCGACGAGAAATTGGCGAAGCCGCAGAGCGCGTAGGTTGCGATGACGATCGATTTGTCGCCGAGCGCACCCGCGCCGACCAGCTCAGCCATACGGGAATAGGCGACAAATTCGTTGAGCACGAGTTTGATGCCGAGCAGGCTCCCGACATTCATCGCGTCGTGCCACGGCACGCCGATCGTATAGGCGATGAATTGGAAGACGAAACCGAAGAGCAGTTCGAGCGAGAGCGGACCGCCATATGCCGCGCGCAAGGCCGTGTTCCATCCGGCAGCATCGCCGACCCAGCCGAGCAGCGCGTTTGCAAGCGCGATGACGGCGATAAACGCGACGAGCATGCCGCCGACATTGATCGCGAGGCGCACGCCGTCGGCGGCGCCCGACGCGGCTGCGTCGATCATGTTCACATGTGTTTTTTCGATGGAGAGTTTGACGGATCCCATCGTCTGCGGCTCGCCTGTTTCCGGCACGAGCATTTTTGCGACGACCATCGTCGCGGGCGCGGCCATGATGCAGGCCGCGAGGAAGTGGCCTGCGAATCGCACCTGTTCGGCCTCCGCTGCGGTGCCCGCGGCCGCTGCGGCGGCGGTGCCGAGCATCTGCACGTAGGCGGCGAGCACGCCCCCGGCGATGTGGGCCATCCCGCTGGTCAGCACCGTGAAGAGTTCGGATTCCGTCAGCGTCTTGAGATAGGGGCGGATGACGAGTGGTGCCTCGGTCTGGCCGATGAAGGTGTTGGCCGCGACGTTCAGCGACTCCGCGCCGCTTGTGCCGAGCACGCGCAGCATGATCCACGCCATGCCCTGCACCACCCGCTGCATAAGGCCCGCATGGTACAGGATGCCCATGAGCGCGGCGAAGAAGATGATTGTCGGCAGCACCTGAAACGCAAAAAAGAAGCCGAGACTGCCCTGCGCGCCCGGGGCGTTTGCGAGCGGGCCGAATACAAATCGAGCGCCGTCGGCCGCGAAGCCGAACACAAATACGAAGAAGCGGCTCAACTCCTGAAACACCCAGCGACCCGCCGAGGTTTTGAGAACCAGCAGAGCGAAGCCGAATTGCAGCCCTATGCCTATTGCGACAAGCCGCCAGGGAATACGTCTGCGATTGGTGGAGAAAACAAAACCCACCGCGAGCACCAGCACGATCCCGAGAAGACCGCGCACTACGCCATCAAATGTCATGGATACACAAACGATCAGGAATGAACAGCAAGGGGAAGTCGCGCCGGCTCCGCTAAGCGCAGTCCCATAATGCAGAATCCTGCGATGAAAATCCACCGCTGCGTGTCCTTGCCTGCGCCAGCATTTTGCTCAACCACCTAGTATCCTCACAGCCGCGTGAGGATACGGGAGACAGTCCTCGAGCCAACTCCTGCCTCCCGACTTCGCTTTGCTGTATCCGCACACCCGCGTGAGGATACAGGAGGAAGGAGACAGGAGACATGCACTGAGTCGACTCCTGTCTCCCCGTCCCACTCAGTTTCATCCTCGCATTCGCGTGAGGATACAGGAGGAAGGAGACAGGAGACACGCACTGATTCCACTCCTGTCTCCTGTATCCCGTCTCCTCACTCGCACCCAGAAGATCGGCCTACCCATCTACCATCTACCAACTACCCATCTACTCCTGTCTCCTGCCTCCTGTCTCCTCACACGAACAGAGCAGATCGATCTACCATCTACCCATCTACCAACTACCAACCTACTAAGCCAAAAAAAAGCCCCGCACTTGGCGGGGCCTTGTAAACACAAAGAATGAAAAACTACTTCGCGAGCGCCATCTTGATCGTCTTCGTAAACGTCAAGCCCGACTCCACACCCGTCATCGTGATCGTCGCGACATAGTTGCCGCTCGACAGATTCGTGGCATCGAAGTTCGCCGTATGCACCCCCGCGTCAACGCGGCCGTCAACAAGCGTCGCGATTGTGCGTCCGTACATGTCGCTCACCGTGAGTGTCACCTGCGAGGCTTCCGGCGCGGTGTAACGGATCGACGTCGAAGGATTAAACGGATTCGGATAGTTCTGATCCATGTCGAAGGTCTCGCGCGAGAATGCGCCCGGCTTCGGTGTTCCGTGCGTCTTCATCCAGTTCAGCTTGATCGCGATGTAATCGAAGTTGTTCACCAGGCCGTTGCCATCGCTGTCCATGTAACACCCCATGGCGGTTTGCCAGGGCACGGACGGCTGGCCGACCCACATGTAATACGTGAACGGATTCGTCGGCGCGTCGGCGCGGTAGCGGGCCGGACCGGACAGCCACATCGGAGCCAGATTCGCATCGAAGATATATTTGTTCAATGCCTTGCGATCGCCGAAGTTCGCGATGCCGTCGTTGTTCACGTCGCCGGGATACACAAGGCACGGCGTCTTGCCGGCCGCGATCAG
This window of the Ignavibacteriota bacterium genome carries:
- a CDS encoding GIY-YIG nuclease family protein, whose translation is MDSRKQLKQAYKNEPKTAGVFQIRHIDSGRIFFGSSKNLHGVFAKNRLQLTMGGHLNSALQADWTRDGADAFVFEIVETLPVNEDPAHDYGPDLDILEMIWIDKLAPFAGNVYNTSRKVRQA
- the rpsT gene encoding 30S ribosomal protein S20, with the translated sequence MPQHKSAEKRVRTASRKRARNRQYKTRMKNMIKELRDTKQKEQAAELYKKVSSMLDRIATKGIIHTNTAAHKKSKLAKFVQGLS
- a CDS encoding YbjQ family protein; amino-acid sequence: MNHSLVTTAFTIDGQRIVKNLGIVRGITVRSRNIFGTIGGSLQTLFGGNITLFTELCEKTRAEAFDIMVQHAEAIGANGIIGMRYDANEVMQGVTEVLAYGTAVIFEAE
- a CDS encoding NupC/NupG family nucleoside CNT transporter, whose product is MTFDGVVRGLLGIVLVLAVGFVFSTNRRRIPWRLVAIGIGLQFGFALLVLKTSAGRWVFQELSRFFVFVFGFAADGARFVFGPLANAPGAQGSLGFFFAFQVLPTIIFFAALMGILYHAGLMQRVVQGMAWIMLRVLGTSGAESLNVAANTFIGQTEAPLVIRPYLKTLTESELFTVLTSGMAHIAGGVLAAYVQMLGTAAAAAAGTAAEAEQVRFAGHFLAACIMAAPATMVVAKMLVPETGEPQTMGSVKLSIEKTHVNMIDAAASGAADGVRLAINVGGMLVAFIAVIALANALLGWVGDAAGWNTALRAAYGGPLSLELLFGFVFQFIAYTIGVPWHDAMNVGSLLGIKLVLNEFVAYSRMAELVGAGALGDKSIVIATYALCGFANFSSMAIQLGGIGPLAENRRADIARLGLRSVLGGSIATWMMAAIAGMLV